From Streptomyces sp. Edi4, one genomic window encodes:
- the gabT gene encoding 4-aminobutyrate--2-oxoglutarate transaminase, producing MSAVPQERRVVTAIPGPKSQELQARRLAAVAAGVGSTLPVFTARAGGGIIEDVDGNRLIDFGSGIAVTSVGASAEAVVRRATAQLADFTHTCFMVTPYEGYVAVAEQLAELTPGDHAKKSALFNSGAEAVENAVKIARAYTKRQAVVVFDHGYHGRTNLTMALTAKNMPYKNGFGPFAPEVYRVPVAYGYRWPTGQDNAGAEASAQAIDMINKQIGADNVAAIIIEPVLGEGGFIEPAKGFLPAISQFAKDNGIVFVADEIQSGFCRTGQWFACEDEGIVPDLITTAKGIAGGLPLAAVTGRAEIMDAAHAGGLGGTYGGNPVACAAALGAIETMRELDLNGKAKRIEEVMKARLATMAEKFDIIGDIRGRGAMIAIELVKDRASKTPNPEAAGALAKACHAEGLLVLTCGTYGNVLRFLPPLVIGEDLLTEGLDIIEQAFAGV from the coding sequence ATGAGCGCCGTCCCGCAGGAGCGCCGCGTCGTCACCGCCATCCCCGGCCCGAAGTCGCAGGAGCTTCAGGCCCGCCGTCTCGCGGCCGTCGCCGCCGGTGTGGGCTCCACGCTGCCCGTCTTCACCGCGCGCGCCGGCGGCGGCATCATCGAGGACGTCGACGGCAACCGCCTGATCGACTTCGGTTCCGGCATCGCGGTGACCTCGGTGGGCGCCTCCGCCGAGGCCGTGGTGCGCCGCGCGACCGCGCAGCTCGCCGACTTCACCCACACCTGCTTCATGGTCACGCCGTACGAGGGCTACGTCGCCGTCGCCGAGCAGCTGGCCGAGCTGACCCCGGGCGACCACGCCAAGAAGTCCGCGCTGTTCAACTCGGGCGCCGAGGCCGTCGAGAACGCCGTCAAGATCGCCCGTGCGTACACCAAGCGCCAGGCCGTCGTCGTCTTCGACCACGGCTACCACGGCCGCACCAACCTGACGATGGCCCTCACCGCCAAGAACATGCCGTACAAGAACGGCTTCGGCCCGTTCGCGCCCGAGGTCTACCGGGTGCCGGTGGCCTACGGCTACCGCTGGCCCACCGGCCAGGACAACGCAGGCGCCGAGGCGTCCGCGCAGGCCATCGACATGATCAACAAGCAGATCGGCGCGGACAACGTCGCCGCGATCATCATCGAGCCGGTGCTCGGCGAGGGCGGCTTCATCGAGCCGGCCAAGGGCTTCCTGCCCGCGATCAGCCAGTTCGCCAAGGACAACGGCATCGTGTTCGTCGCCGACGAGATCCAGTCCGGCTTCTGCCGTACCGGCCAGTGGTTCGCCTGTGAGGACGAGGGCATCGTCCCCGACCTGATCACCACCGCCAAGGGCATCGCGGGCGGTCTGCCGCTGGCCGCCGTGACGGGCCGCGCCGAGATCATGGACGCCGCGCACGCGGGCGGCCTCGGCGGCACCTACGGCGGCAACCCGGTGGCCTGTGCCGCCGCCCTCGGCGCGATCGAGACGATGCGGGAGCTCGACCTCAACGGCAAGGCCAAGCGCATCGAGGAGGTCATGAAGGCCCGGCTGGCCACCATGGCCGAGAAGTTCGACATCATCGGCGACATCCGTGGCCGTGGCGCCATGATCGCCATCGAGCTGGTCAAGGACCGCGCCTCCAAGACCCCGAACCCGGAGGCCGCCGGCGCGCTCGCCAAGGCCTGCCACGCCGAGGGCCTGCTGGTCCTGACCTGTGGCACCTATGGGAACGTGCTCCGCTTCCTGCCCCCGCTGGTCATCGGCGAGGACCTGCTCACCGAGGGCCTTGACATCATCGAGCAGGCGTTCGCGGGCGTCTGA
- a CDS encoding PucR family transcriptional regulator ligand-binding domain-containing protein, with protein sequence MPPTLASLLQHSALKLTVRAGQDHLDRPVRWAHVSELADPVPYMEGGELLLTTAITLAAEDPQAMRRYVRRLARAGVVGLGFAVGVHYDTVPDALLAAAREEGLPLLEVPRRTPFLAISKAVSAAISADQYRAVTAGFEAQRELTKAALADGPAVLIAKLAAHVDGWAALYDTSGAVVAAAPEWAARRAARLTGDVARLRERAAPASAVVGGAEEAPGDRVELQSLGTGRRVRGALAVGTGAPLGTAERYAVHSAVALLTLTTERSRSLQSAEQRLGAAVLRMLLSGQQDHARAVAGDLYGGLLDAPFRLVIAEPASEGETGGLGALVEAMESAAARRGETVLVVPEAGRLVVLAADGGEAVGACLAHESAEGEDIVVGLSAPAGPIAAASAYKQAEQALSVARRRGKPLVEHEELVAGSVLPLLADDAVRAFADGMLRALYEHDATGRGDLVASLRAWLSRHGQWDAAAADLGVHRHTLRYRMRRVEEILGRSLDDPDVRMELWLALKATSSPDA encoded by the coding sequence ATGCCGCCCACGCTCGCCTCGCTCCTCCAGCACTCGGCGCTCAAGCTCACCGTGCGCGCGGGGCAGGACCACCTGGACCGCCCGGTGCGCTGGGCCCACGTCAGCGAACTCGCCGACCCCGTCCCGTACATGGAGGGCGGCGAGCTGCTGCTCACCACCGCGATCACGCTGGCCGCCGAGGACCCGCAGGCGATGCGCCGCTATGTGCGCAGGCTGGCGCGGGCCGGGGTGGTCGGGCTCGGCTTCGCCGTCGGCGTCCACTACGACACCGTGCCGGACGCGCTGCTCGCGGCGGCCCGCGAGGAGGGGCTTCCGCTGCTCGAGGTGCCGCGCCGCACTCCGTTCCTGGCCATTTCCAAGGCGGTCTCCGCGGCCATCTCGGCCGACCAGTACCGCGCGGTGACCGCCGGGTTCGAGGCGCAGCGCGAGCTGACGAAGGCGGCGCTCGCCGACGGCCCCGCCGTGCTGATCGCCAAGCTCGCCGCCCACGTCGACGGCTGGGCCGCCCTGTACGACACCTCCGGCGCGGTCGTGGCCGCCGCCCCCGAGTGGGCCGCCCGCCGCGCCGCCCGGCTCACCGGCGACGTGGCCCGGCTGCGCGAGCGGGCGGCCCCGGCCAGCGCGGTGGTCGGCGGCGCCGAAGAGGCCCCGGGCGACCGCGTCGAGCTCCAGTCGCTCGGCACCGGACGCCGGGTGCGCGGCGCGCTGGCGGTCGGCACGGGGGCGCCGCTCGGCACGGCCGAACGCTACGCGGTGCACTCCGCGGTCGCCCTGCTCACCCTCACCACCGAACGCTCCCGCTCGCTCCAGTCGGCCGAGCAGCGGCTCGGGGCCGCGGTGCTGCGGATGCTCCTGTCCGGCCAGCAGGACCACGCCCGCGCGGTCGCCGGTGATCTCTACGGCGGGCTCCTGGACGCGCCGTTCCGGCTCGTCATCGCCGAACCCGCGAGCGAGGGCGAAACCGGCGGGCTCGGCGCGCTGGTCGAGGCCATGGAGTCGGCCGCCGCCCGCCGGGGCGAGACGGTCCTCGTGGTGCCGGAGGCGGGGCGGCTCGTGGTGCTCGCGGCGGACGGGGGCGAGGCGGTCGGTGCGTGCCTGGCTCACGAGAGCGCCGAGGGCGAGGACATCGTGGTCGGCCTCTCCGCGCCGGCCGGTCCGATCGCCGCGGCGTCCGCGTACAAGCAGGCCGAGCAGGCGCTCTCCGTCGCCCGGCGCCGGGGCAAGCCGCTCGTCGAGCACGAGGAACTGGTGGCGGGGTCCGTGCTGCCGCTGCTCGCGGATGACGCGGTGCGGGCGTTCGCGGACGGGATGCTGCGGGCGCTGTACGAGCACGACGCGACCGGGCGCGGTGATCTGGTGGCCTCGCTGCGGGCGTGGCTTTCGCGGCACGGGCAGTGGGACGCGGCGGCCGCCGACCTGGGTGTGCACCGGCACACCCTGCGCTATCGGATGCGGCGCGTGGAGGAGATCCTGGGCCGCTCGCTGGACGACCCGGACGTCCGCATGGAGCTGTGGCTCGCCCTGAAGGCCACGTCATCGCCGGACGCGTAA
- a CDS encoding ATP/GTP-binding protein: MDTEGTYDARGTRSGSVPRPSGPPPRPALPPRPVEAPTAGPSLGDWLRTPRAAAEPGLWRLGHTPRKDADPDRVPDRALIGGAVVALLAASLVWSLWRNGYVPHSRVLLELVTPQDWWGLRRPPAATTALAVYNSLVAALVLYTAGRLGNWREVFRRYAVDHPQPSRAVRTALAGAVLVWCFVQADTLRDYAPTAATVQADAAPPRPLLPFGDLALALMPHAWLYNGTGEDVADHLRAFATWYHLVGAAVILWLTARAGGWLTVLRDPRAGKDGRAAATGGPSETPADWPQLRVAGLGGVADLLVAEERSGRMNDVDCVRIRRAWRSVRSDCSRLRAFTDAVAGQGARACPHPSGDRDLPARAATHDLLTSQVRIGRYPDTERVPATRRGAGAAVDPAVLGSSLLAIGPFGSGKTRHLVRPVVESLALQALAGKAAVVAVCAAGTELGADDGYDVVIKPGDPASAYDLDLYGGATDPDEAAALLAEAFAGDLVEVDPRRAATALAQLLGPYRAAHGRFPSVPVLRELLDGSPGAIGDLKARLDPETHRAQLRELDVRERQLGSQGDPGLALAARVAVLDRPAFEAFFDTTGESRPFSLRALEHPLRVRIDVPERAHPEAGHLLTRLVLAQFAAGATARADQSLFAFLAVDDATHAVTAASVRAVQRLRNRNAGVLLTLRGLGDVPEALHTSLLGSFGCHMAFSGVTTWDGRLFAQAWGTEWVETTEVAKHTVFADQPLTRAIHALRKLVTGKAVTTDAVTVRKIERERWSASELAHQVPAGHAVLSLTTVEGEHAPPLLVDLRG, translated from the coding sequence ATGGACACCGAAGGCACGTACGACGCACGCGGCACCCGTTCGGGTTCGGTCCCGCGCCCCTCGGGGCCGCCTCCGCGCCCCGCGCTGCCGCCCCGGCCCGTCGAGGCGCCGACGGCCGGGCCCTCGCTCGGCGACTGGCTGCGCACGCCGCGCGCGGCCGCCGAGCCGGGCCTGTGGCGCCTGGGCCACACCCCACGAAAGGACGCCGACCCCGACCGGGTGCCGGACCGGGCGCTGATCGGCGGGGCCGTCGTCGCGCTGCTCGCGGCCAGTCTGGTCTGGTCGCTGTGGCGCAACGGCTACGTCCCGCACAGCCGCGTCCTGCTCGAACTCGTCACCCCGCAGGACTGGTGGGGCCTGCGGCGCCCCCCGGCGGCCACCACCGCGCTCGCCGTCTACAACAGCCTGGTGGCGGCCCTCGTGCTCTACACCGCCGGGCGCCTCGGCAACTGGCGCGAGGTGTTCCGCCGGTACGCCGTCGACCATCCCCAGCCTTCCCGGGCGGTACGCACCGCGCTGGCCGGGGCCGTCCTGGTGTGGTGCTTCGTGCAGGCCGACACCCTGCGGGACTACGCCCCCACGGCCGCGACCGTGCAGGCGGACGCGGCGCCGCCGCGCCCCCTGCTGCCCTTCGGCGACCTGGCGCTCGCGCTGATGCCGCACGCCTGGCTGTACAACGGCACCGGCGAGGATGTGGCCGATCACCTGCGCGCCTTCGCGACCTGGTACCACCTGGTGGGCGCCGCCGTGATCCTGTGGCTGACCGCGCGGGCCGGGGGATGGCTCACCGTGCTGCGCGACCCGCGGGCCGGCAAGGACGGCCGCGCCGCCGCGACCGGCGGCCCCAGCGAGACCCCCGCCGACTGGCCCCAGCTGCGCGTCGCGGGCCTCGGCGGCGTCGCCGATCTGCTCGTGGCCGAGGAGCGGTCCGGGCGCATGAACGACGTCGACTGCGTACGCATCCGACGGGCCTGGCGGAGCGTGCGCAGCGATTGCTCGCGGCTGCGCGCGTTCACGGACGCGGTGGCGGGCCAGGGCGCGCGGGCCTGCCCGCATCCCTCGGGCGACCGCGACCTGCCCGCCCGCGCCGCCACCCACGACCTGCTCACCTCGCAGGTGCGGATCGGCCGCTACCCCGACACCGAGCGCGTCCCGGCCACCCGCAGGGGCGCGGGCGCCGCCGTCGACCCCGCCGTGCTCGGCTCGTCGCTGCTCGCCATCGGGCCGTTCGGGTCGGGCAAGACCCGGCACCTGGTGCGGCCCGTCGTGGAGTCGCTGGCGCTCCAGGCGCTGGCCGGGAAGGCCGCCGTGGTCGCGGTGTGCGCGGCGGGCACCGAGCTCGGCGCCGACGACGGCTACGACGTGGTGATCAAGCCGGGCGATCCCGCGTCCGCCTACGACCTCGACCTGTACGGCGGCGCCACCGACCCCGACGAGGCCGCCGCCCTGCTCGCCGAGGCGTTCGCCGGAGACCTCGTCGAGGTCGACCCACGCCGCGCGGCGACGGCCCTCGCCCAGTTGCTGGGCCCCTACCGCGCCGCCCACGGGCGCTTCCCCTCCGTGCCCGTCCTGCGGGAACTCCTCGACGGCTCACCGGGCGCCATCGGCGACCTCAAGGCGCGCCTGGACCCCGAGACCCACCGCGCCCAGCTGCGTGAACTCGACGTCCGTGAGCGGCAGTTGGGCAGTCAGGGCGATCCCGGGCTCGCCCTCGCCGCGCGGGTCGCGGTGCTCGACCGGCCCGCCTTCGAGGCGTTCTTCGACACCACGGGCGAGAGCCGGCCGTTCTCGCTGCGCGCCCTCGAACACCCGCTGCGGGTCCGGATCGACGTGCCCGAACGCGCCCACCCCGAGGCCGGACACCTGCTGACCCGGCTCGTCCTGGCCCAGTTCGCCGCCGGGGCGACGGCCCGCGCGGACCAGTCGCTCTTCGCCTTTCTCGCCGTGGACGACGCCACGCACGCCGTCACCGCCGCGTCCGTACGGGCCGTGCAGCGGCTGCGCAACCGCAACGCCGGGGTGCTGCTCACCCTGCGCGGCCTCGGTGACGTACCCGAGGCGCTGCACACCTCGCTGCTCGGTTCGTTCGGCTGCCACATGGCCTTCTCCGGCGTCACCACCTGGGACGGGCGGCTCTTCGCGCAGGCCTGGGGCACCGAGTGGGTGGAGACCACCGAGGTCGCCAAGCACACCGTCTTCGCCGACCAGCCGCTCACCCGGGCGATCCACGCGCTGCGCAAACTCGTCACCGGCAAGGCCGTCACCACCGACGCCGTGACCGTGCGCAAGATCGAGCGGGAGCGCTGGTCGGCCTCCGAACTGGCCCACCAGGTGCCCGCGGGGCACGCGGTGCTCTCCCTGACGACCGTCGAGGGGGAACACGCGCCGCCGCTCCTGGTGGATCTGCGCGGATGA